A section of the Candidatus Paceibacterota bacterium genome encodes:
- a CDS encoding MFS transporter, with protein sequence MKTAQRRMLGALFFLFGAGIMGWVPRFPEVKANLNVGNGQFGTLISMGAIGSVISLVAVGPLVHRFGSRKVMTVSATVLFSAIAVIVHIRSEWQFLVCNMMIGAGISAFHIAVNSQALFEQSRDRENLMPRLHGLWSLGALTTAMLSALLIGNVPLWIHIDVLCVFVYVATLILIKKIASSSLKASKEPREEYSFRVLFNRNNIDWILGLGATCALAIEYAIADWAAIFSKEELHMSASLSALPYVLFILAMIIGRLSFHHVTEYIGIGKLIRICTLVGGTTFILAILIGVQVSKSSATAGFVIVLGGLFIVGLGDSFLAPTFMHAASNRSKSPGSVVIGQMGAINTSLVLVIKPVIAWTAQITSVALALLIPAIMLLLVSTFARTVQKAND encoded by the coding sequence ATGAAGACTGCACAAAGACGGATGCTGGGCGCTCTCTTCTTCCTCTTCGGAGCGGGCATTATGGGTTGGGTCCCTCGATTTCCTGAGGTGAAAGCGAATCTCAATGTCGGAAATGGGCAATTCGGAACTCTCATTAGCATGGGAGCGATCGGCTCGGTCATCAGTCTGGTAGCCGTTGGTCCACTCGTTCATCGTTTTGGAAGTCGCAAGGTCATGACAGTAAGTGCAACAGTTCTCTTTAGCGCGATCGCGGTAATCGTTCACATCAGGTCTGAGTGGCAGTTTCTCGTTTGCAACATGATGATTGGTGCAGGGATATCCGCATTCCATATTGCGGTCAACAGCCAGGCGCTTTTTGAGCAATCCCGTGATCGCGAAAACTTAATGCCGCGCCTTCATGGATTGTGGTCTCTTGGCGCACTCACAACTGCGATGCTTTCTGCTCTACTCATTGGAAACGTTCCATTATGGATTCACATCGATGTGCTCTGCGTTTTTGTGTATGTGGCGACTTTGATTCTTATTAAGAAAATCGCCTCGAGTTCGCTCAAGGCAAGTAAAGAGCCAAGAGAGGAGTATTCATTCAGAGTACTTTTCAATAGAAACAATATTGATTGGATCCTGGGGCTAGGAGCCACCTGCGCATTGGCAATTGAGTATGCTATTGCAGACTGGGCAGCGATTTTTTCAAAAGAAGAACTGCACATGAGCGCCAGTCTCAGCGCTCTTCCGTATGTTCTATTTATTCTCGCAATGATTATTGGCCGCCTGAGTTTCCATCACGTGACCGAATACATTGGAATTGGTAAGTTAATCAGGATCTGCACTCTGGTGGGCGGCACAACTTTTATTCTTGCTATCCTGATTGGAGTCCAGGTCAGCAAGAGTTCAGCGACCGCGGGTTTCGTTATCGTGCTGGGTGGACTGTTCATTGTGGGGCTTGGCGATTCTTTCCTCGCGCCGACCTTCATGCACGCTGCTAGTAATCGATCTAAGTCGCCAGGAAGCGTTGTTATCGGGCAAATGGGCGCGATCAATACGTCGCTGGTGCTTGTTATTAAGCCCGTTATTGCGTGGACCGCTCAGATAACTTCGGTGGCTTTGGCTCTTCTTATTCCGGCAATTATGCTCTTGTTGGTCTCCACTTTTGCTCGCACTGTACAGAAGGCAAATGATTAA
- a CDS encoding tetratricopeptide repeat protein: MTLPPNFGRAIDLSALGKPPVTQSVSVAAKEVTAANLASEFLPLSREKVVILLCWSARSPESIAVLEILAKLQNQDADKWILGTVNIDVEAQVAQALQVRTIPYAIAIVAEQVVPLFEQSHPEAQIRSVIDKVLAIGAEQGIGGVPQEIIEPEEEEAVAALESGNYAKAEEAYKKLLSRKPADPYAKIGLAQTQLLIRTSNLDSALVAKAADAQPENIDLQIQCADCEMVAGDVDTAFSRLLQAVRISSGDEKNQAKNHLLELFSLVDSSDPRLVKARNALASALF; encoded by the coding sequence GTGACACTTCCTCCAAATTTTGGTCGCGCCATAGATCTCAGCGCGCTTGGAAAACCACCAGTTACTCAATCCGTATCCGTGGCAGCTAAAGAAGTAACCGCGGCGAATCTCGCTTCAGAATTTCTGCCTCTTTCACGGGAGAAAGTTGTAATACTTCTCTGTTGGTCAGCACGCAGTCCTGAGTCGATTGCGGTTCTGGAGATTTTGGCCAAATTGCAAAATCAAGACGCTGACAAATGGATACTAGGTACCGTCAATATTGATGTTGAGGCGCAGGTTGCCCAAGCACTGCAAGTTCGCACCATTCCATATGCAATTGCAATTGTTGCCGAACAAGTGGTCCCACTTTTTGAGCAGAGCCATCCAGAGGCACAAATAAGATCAGTGATAGATAAAGTGTTGGCGATTGGCGCCGAGCAAGGTATTGGTGGAGTGCCCCAGGAAATTATCGAACCTGAAGAGGAAGAGGCAGTTGCCGCGCTTGAATCCGGAAATTACGCGAAGGCGGAAGAAGCCTATAAAAAACTTCTTTCACGCAAGCCTGCTGATCCATACGCCAAGATTGGATTGGCGCAGACTCAATTGTTGATCCGCACTTCGAATCTTGACTCTGCCCTGGTGGCAAAAGCCGCAGATGCTCAACCGGAGAACATAGACCTGCAAATTCAATGTGCAGATTGCGAAATGGTGGCTGGAGATGTCGATACGGCATTTTCTCGGCTGCTTCAGGCGGTTCGAATTTCATCGGGCGATGAGAAAAACCAGGCCAAAAACCACCTGCTCGAACTTTTTTCCCTGGTTGATTCATCCGATCCTCGGCTTGTCAAGGCGAGAAATGCCTTGGCTAGTGCTCTCTTTTAG